One window of the Methanococcoides methylutens genome contains the following:
- a CDS encoding APC family permease, producing the protein MSENSNEPIELVKTLRPYHVWALGVGIVLVGEYMGWNFTVAKGGILGSLFALLVAGTMYVMVALCASELGSSTKLAGGPYDWARLFVGPGAAAIVGLAVYMEYIALEAADAIVVAWIAQSIFPEIQTFPVTLLVIAALTFMNYRGVVAALNLNFALTFTALIAIITFFFMTISGLGGTWHPEYLISGAMPNGFIGIFAALQFGPWFYLGIEGAAMCAEECKHPTRAVPLGQQAGMITLLLGSGMTLYLCSGLIPAAELGSSVYPLFEAATATGSKFLIAALGIGTLFTCLASANGTVCDASRSWFALSRDKFLTNWFADVHPRYSTPYRAVIFTMPIAIAFAFSGFLDQVITFSITSGLVCYVMIPFSLIRFRKMFPEH; encoded by the coding sequence AAATTCGAATGAACCGATCGAACTGGTAAAGACGCTACGTCCATACCATGTATGGGCACTTGGTGTCGGTATCGTGTTGGTCGGTGAATACATGGGTTGGAACTTCACAGTTGCAAAAGGTGGTATACTCGGTTCACTCTTTGCACTTCTGGTTGCCGGTACCATGTATGTTATGGTTGCATTATGTGCTAGTGAACTGGGTTCATCCACAAAACTTGCAGGAGGACCTTATGATTGGGCGAGATTATTCGTAGGGCCGGGTGCGGCTGCTATTGTAGGTCTTGCTGTTTATATGGAATATATTGCTCTGGAAGCTGCCGATGCTATTGTCGTAGCGTGGATAGCGCAATCGATATTCCCGGAAATACAAACGTTTCCGGTCACATTGCTGGTTATCGCAGCATTAACATTTATGAACTATCGCGGAGTCGTGGCGGCATTAAATCTTAATTTTGCACTCACATTCACTGCGTTGATCGCTATTATTACGTTCTTCTTTATGACCATCAGCGGATTAGGTGGAACATGGCATCCTGAGTATCTTATTTCCGGTGCTATGCCAAATGGTTTTATTGGTATTTTTGCAGCACTCCAGTTCGGTCCCTGGTTCTACCTGGGTATTGAAGGAGCTGCAATGTGTGCTGAGGAATGTAAGCACCCAACAAGAGCAGTTCCTCTTGGTCAGCAAGCAGGCATGATAACCCTTCTTCTCGGTTCTGGTATGACCCTCTACTTATGTTCAGGTCTTATCCCAGCTGCAGAACTCGGTTCTTCAGTGTACCCACTCTTCGAAGCAGCAACAGCAACAGGTTCAAAATTCCTCATTGCAGCTCTGGGTATCGGTACACTTTTCACCTGTCTTGCAAGCGCAAACGGTACAGTTTGTGACGCATCACGGTCATGGTTCGCCCTTTCAAGGGATAAATTTCTGACAAATTGGTTCGCTGACGTGCATCCACGTTACAGCACTCCATACAGGGCAGTCATTTTCACAATGCCTATCGCGATCGCATTTGCATTCAGTGGTTT